Proteins from a genomic interval of Gadus macrocephalus chromosome 2, ASM3116895v1:
- the LOC132448216 gene encoding mucin-2-like: MSRNQGSLLSRQSFSAPLASPQPSVKHMRPLSPQPSMHRFQSRPQSPMLQHHRSPLPSRAPSPMHPAYHPASPVPQRAMSPYSPGPSSLQPSVVNPYAPYGNLLPSQPINHYGYTMSDPGPSPMLTNALHHPPAYPGTFTNVQSHNASAYPSHYAPVIPKPLSSIQGYEGYPHSHPTTPGQLSPHLGRSLQNPYLQNASYTSPLQRSHSPLPDGQVLMPMDEQVMLQTGLRSPLGLSGALMQNPGLRSASYSSPLQRNASLYTPVLSPAQDAPLTGSFAPSSPHLSASMLSSQLRNASYTSPLQHHLSPLSPASPSAVHPQATLQHQGIGSPLLSAQLRASQIHGSMVRLPDNSFIMPQGSTEPPVTAGGRLSPAMLSNALQNPSLRQATYQLPDGSFVTRTEPAEQPSTISPSMLSSAMLNPNVRKATYRLPDGSFITQPGQEEVEIIESSEGIFSSPGLSGALSNASMRKANFRLPDGSLLRNQAVQNVPEPRSFGLSAALQNKNVRSATYRLPDGTLMASPQPTPQSRSFDLSGALSSNANLRGATYRLPDGTLTTRPAAEPAAQPRSLDLSGALSTNPGLRGATYRLPDGTLTTRPAVEPAPQSRRLDLSGALSTNPGLRGATYRLPDGTLTTRPAVEPAPQSRRLDLSGALSTNPGLRGATYRLPDGTLTTRPAVEPAPQSRRLDLSGALSTNPSLRGATYRLPDGTLTTRPAAEPAAQPRSLDLSGALSTNPGLRGATYRLPDGTLTTRPAAVSPPSRRLDLSGALSTNPGLRGATYRLPDGTLTTRPAAEPAPQSRRLDLSGALSTNPSLRGATYRLPDGTLTTRPGAASPTPSRTLDLSGALSKNPNMRGATYRLPDGTLSNRPGAPSPRSMDLSSALSTNPNLRGSSFRLPSYAVVMPQAHGHGPDGHWAQGTDGVDFGEDVDMWGAERVLPHGTVQNLNKWSMYRDEELLNPMGVMGQVGQFEGHDPGDWLPSREGEPKGQWYDKVNCSDGKAL, from the coding sequence ATGTCCAGGAACCAGGGTTCTCTTCTGAGTAGGCAATCTTTCAGCGCTCCTCTGGCATCTCCACAACCATCGGTAAAACATAtgcgtcctctctctccccagccaTCTATGCACAGGTTTCAGAGTAGACCTCAATCTCCTATGTTACAACACCATAGGTCACCTCTGCCCTCCCGTGCACCCTCACCCATGCACCCAGCCTATCACCCTGCCTCGCCTGTTCCCCAGAGGGCTATGAGTCCTTACAGTCCAGGGCCTTCATCTTTACAACCCTCAGTGGTTAATCCTTACGCCCCCTATGGAAATCTACTTCCTTCACAGCCTATAAACCATTATGGATACACTATGAGTGACCCAGGTCCATCACCGATGTTGACAAATGCCTTACATCATCCTCCAGCTTACCCTGGTACTTTTACAAACGTTCAATCACACAATGCCTCTGCTTACCCTTCTCATTATGCCCCTGTCATACCAAAGCCCTTGTCTTCTATTCAAGGATACGAAGGCTATCCTCACAGTCACCCGACCACTCCTGGTCAACTATCACCCCACCTAGGGAGGTCACTGCAGAACCCATACCTGCAGAATGCCAGCTACACCTCACCTTTACAAAGAAGTCATTCTCCTCTTCCTGATGGGCAGGTTTTAATGCCAATGGATGAACAAGTGATGCTGCAGACAGGGCTCAGGTCTCCATTGGGTCTGTCCGGCGCTCTAATGCAGAATCCTGGCCTGCGCAGTGCCTCCTACTCTTCTCCTCTCCAGCGAAACGCAAGCCTTTACACGCCTGTCCTCTCGCCTGCTCAGGACGCACCTCTTACTGGCTCTTTTGCCCCCTCTTCTCCACACCTGTCTGCCTCAATGCTTTCCTCACAACTACGAAACGCATCCTACACCTCACCGCTTCAGCACCACCTCTCCCCATTATCTCCTGCCTCTCCCAGTGCTGTTCATCCTCAGGCTACCCTGCAACATCAGGGGATAGGCTCTCCGCTTCTCTCCGCTCAACTGAGGGCCTCTCAAATACATGGGTCAATGGTGAGACTTCCGGACAATTCTTTTATTATGCCCCAGGGTTCCACTGAGCCACCAGTAACAGCAGGGGGGAGGCTGTCTCCCGCCATGCTATCCAATGCCCTACAGAATCCCAGTTTACGGCAGGCCACCTACCAACTTCCCGATGGCTCGTTTGTAACCAGAACTGAGCCAGCAGAGCAGCCAtcaaccatctctccttccatgCTGTCTTCTGCTATGCTTAACCCTAATGTCCGAAAGGCCACCTATCGCTTACCTGATGGTTCTTTTATTACCCAACcaggacaggaggaggtggaaattATTGAGAGCTCTGAGGGGATTTTTTCTTCACCAGGGCTCTCTGGTGCTCTTTCGAATGCTAGCATGCGCAAAGCAAATTTCCGGCTCCCAGATGGCTCGCTTTTGAGAAACCAAGCTGTCCAAAATGTCCCAGAACCACGGTCATTTGGCCTCTCCGCCGCTCTCCAGAACAAAAATGTGCGATCGGCCACCTATCGGTTACCAGACGGTACCCTTATGGCCAGTCCTCAGCCGACTCCACAATCTCGCAGCTTTGACCTCTCCGGTGCCTTGTCCTCAAATGCAAACCTTCGTGGAGCCACATATCGTCTACCAGACGGGACACTAACAACTCGGCCTGCAGCAGAGCCTGCTGCCCAACCTCGATCTCTGGACCTCTCCGGTGCCTTGTCTACAAATCCGGGCCTTCGTGGAGCCACATATCGTCTACCAGACGGGACACTAACAACTCGGCCTGCAGTAGAACCTGCTCCCCAATCTCGAAGGCTGGACCTCTCCGGTGCCTTGTCTACAAATCCGGGCCTTCGTGGAGCCACATATCGTCTACCAGACGGGACACTTACAACTCGGCCTGCAGTAGAACCTGCTCCCCAATCTCGAAGGCTGGACCTCTCCGGTGCCTTGTCTACAAATCCGGGCCTTCGTGGAGCCACATATCGTCTACCAGACGGGACACTTACAACTCGGCCTGCAGTAGAACCTGCTCCCCAATCTCGAAGGCTGGACCTCTCCGGTGCCTTGTCTACAAATCCAAGCCTTCGTGGAGCAACATATCGTCTACCAGATGGGACACTTACAACTCGGCCTGCAGCAGAACCTGCTGCCCAACCTCGATCTCTGGACCTCTCCGGTGCCTTGTCTACAAATCCGGGCCTTCGTGGAGCAACATATCGTCTACCCGACGGGACACTAACAACTCGGCCTGCTGCAGTAAGTCCCCCATCTCGAAGGCTGGACCTCTCCGGTGCCTTGTCTACAAATCCGGGCCTTCGTGGAGCAACATATCGTCTACCAGATGGGACACTTACAACTCGGCCTGCAGCAGAACCTGCTCCCCAATCTCGAAGGCTGGACCTCTCCGGTGCCTTGTCTACAAATCCAAGCCTTCGTGGAGCAACATATCGTCTACCCGACGGCACACTTACAACTCGGCCTGGTGCTGCAAGTCCCACCCCATCTCGAACGTTGGACCTCTCCGGTGCGTTGTCGAAAAACCCCAACATGCGTGGAGCCACATATCGCCTTCCAGACGGCACTCTGTCAAACCGGCCTGGCGCCCCTAGCCCTCGATCTATGGACCTATCCAGTGCCTTGTCCACAAACCCAAACCTTCGTGGATCCTCTTTCCGCCTTCCATCCTATGCTGTAGTTATGCCTCAGGCCCATGGGCACGGGCCAGATGGACACTGGGCACAGGGGACAGATGGAGTAGACTTTGGGGAAGATGTTGACATGTGGGGGGCAGAGCGAGTCCTGCCTCACGGGACAGTGCAGAACCTCAATAAGTGGTCCATGTATCGGGATGAGGAGCTACTGAACCCCATGGGTGTGATGGGACAAGTTGGCCAGTTTGAGGGACATGACCCAGGGGACTGGCTGCCTAGCAGAGAAGGGGAGCCAAAGGGGCAGTGGTACGATAAGGTAAACTGTTCTGATGGTAAAGCGCTTTAG